A stretch of the Thiohalospira halophila DSM 15071 genome encodes the following:
- a CDS encoding extracellular solute-binding protein yields the protein MDRRTFLQRASALGALGLLGPTGLIGCSGEPAAPPALSVDELPPLEGQLRVYLGRGEGGLYTDVIRAIRDRNPDLDLEVRRGSSSALANTLVAESERGGARADLFWSTDTSSLGQVVDRGLTHAIPESLQEKLEPPFRFQQIAPVSGRVRTVAYNTDRLTAEDIPTDIMALPDSGLTVGWAPAYGAFQSFITAMRLLEGDEATVAWLEAMKPNTREYAGELGAVLATAQGEVDVALANHYYTLRLKSGQPDASVDLAFTEGDAGSLVNASGVTILNPSEIANDFIRYLLSREVQSYLARKAYEIPLVPGVPVPDNLPSLDRIQPPSVDLTQLGNLQPTLKLMRRAGVL from the coding sequence ATGGACCGCCGGACCTTCCTCCAACGCGCCTCTGCCCTGGGGGCCCTGGGCCTGCTCGGCCCGACCGGCCTGATCGGATGCAGCGGTGAGCCGGCCGCCCCGCCGGCGCTGTCGGTGGACGAACTGCCGCCCCTGGAGGGCCAGCTCCGGGTCTACCTGGGGCGCGGCGAGGGCGGGCTCTACACCGACGTGATCCGCGCCATCCGGGACCGCAATCCCGACCTCGACCTGGAGGTCCGACGCGGGAGCTCCAGCGCCCTGGCCAATACCCTGGTGGCCGAGTCCGAGCGCGGCGGGGCCCGGGCCGACCTCTTCTGGTCCACCGACACCAGCTCCCTGGGGCAGGTGGTGGATCGCGGTCTGACCCACGCCATCCCGGAGAGCCTCCAGGAGAAGCTGGAACCGCCCTTCCGCTTCCAGCAGATCGCCCCCGTCTCCGGGCGGGTGCGGACGGTGGCCTACAACACCGATCGCCTCACCGCCGAGGACATCCCCACGGACATCATGGCCCTGCCCGACAGCGGTCTCACCGTGGGCTGGGCCCCGGCCTACGGCGCCTTCCAGTCCTTCATTACCGCCATGCGGCTGCTGGAGGGGGACGAGGCCACGGTGGCCTGGCTGGAGGCCATGAAGCCCAACACCCGTGAATATGCCGGCGAACTGGGGGCGGTGCTGGCCACCGCCCAGGGCGAGGTGGATGTCGCCCTGGCCAACCACTACTACACCCTGCGGCTGAAGTCCGGCCAGCCCGACGCCAGCGTCGACCTGGCCTTCACGGAGGGCGATGCCGGCTCCCTGGTGAATGCCTCGGGGGTCACCATCCTCAATCCCAGCGAGATCGCCAACGACTTCATCCGCTACCTGCTCTCCCGCGAGGTCCAGTCCTACCTGGCCCGGAAGGCCTACGAGATCCCGCTGGTCCCCGGTGTCCCGGTGCCGGACAACCTCCCCTCGCTGGACCGGATCCAACCCCCCTCGGTGGATCTCACGCAACTGGGTAACCTCCAGCCCACCCTGAAGCTCATGCGCCGGGCGGGGGTGCTTTGA
- a CDS encoding ABC transporter permease, which translates to MTRLPLVTLLSALLAAAVLSPVVVLLGMGIGAEAGLDARVAEVALNSLLLAGLTVIGATLLGVPLAFLTAWTRLPGRGIWTGLLAAPLAIPSYLGAFAWFAASGPGGEIRMATGIPLPNVDGLAGATLVMSLYTYPFVFLATRAALRNMDASLLEAARTLGMPLAPALWRVVLPRVRNSVAAGGLLVALYTLSDFGTPAIMRVDTFTRVIFVEYNAFGLDRAALLSLALLVLVAVVLFLESRVRAVRETPGRPPSFALGQGARLGAIAGMGTVLLAAIGLPVGIFTLWLVREGTGHFDPAILLNSTTASLLAAVAAVAAALPIAFAATTGRLGRLLERVAHVGFGVPGIVLGTALVVVGLNVGFLYQTLALLVFAYVVRFLPLAVGNIRAPLERAEGSLVGAARSLGASPAEAFRRVTLPLILPGLLAAAALVFLEAMRELPATLLLRPTGFETLATHLWRVYEAGYFGRGAVPALLLVVVSGVAVALMLRGERRSSQT; encoded by the coding sequence TTGACCCGTCTCCCCCTGGTGACCCTGCTCAGCGCCCTGCTGGCCGCCGCCGTGCTTTCGCCGGTGGTGGTCCTGCTGGGCATGGGCATCGGGGCGGAGGCCGGTCTGGATGCCCGCGTGGCCGAGGTGGCGCTGAACAGCCTGCTGCTGGCCGGCCTCACCGTCATCGGCGCGACCCTCCTGGGCGTCCCGCTGGCCTTTCTCACCGCCTGGACCCGGCTGCCCGGTCGCGGGATCTGGACCGGCCTGCTGGCCGCCCCGCTGGCCATCCCCAGCTACCTCGGGGCCTTCGCCTGGTTCGCGGCCTCCGGCCCCGGCGGCGAGATCCGGATGGCCACCGGGATCCCGCTGCCCAACGTGGACGGCCTGGCCGGGGCCACCCTGGTCATGAGCCTGTACACCTATCCCTTCGTCTTCCTGGCGACCCGGGCGGCCCTGCGCAACATGGACGCCAGCCTGCTGGAGGCGGCGCGCACCCTGGGCATGCCCCTGGCGCCCGCCCTGTGGCGGGTCGTCCTGCCCCGCGTACGCAACAGCGTCGCCGCGGGCGGCCTGCTGGTGGCCCTCTACACCCTCTCCGACTTCGGCACCCCGGCGATCATGCGGGTGGATACCTTCACCCGGGTCATCTTCGTGGAATACAACGCCTTCGGCCTCGACCGCGCCGCCCTGCTCTCCCTGGCGCTGCTGGTCCTGGTGGCCGTGGTGCTCTTCCTGGAGTCCCGGGTCCGCGCCGTGCGCGAGACCCCGGGCCGGCCGCCGAGCTTCGCCCTGGGCCAGGGGGCACGGCTCGGCGCCATCGCCGGCATGGGCACGGTGCTGCTGGCCGCCATCGGCCTGCCGGTGGGGATCTTCACCCTCTGGCTGGTACGCGAGGGGACGGGCCACTTCGACCCCGCCATCCTGCTGAACTCCACCACCGCCTCCCTGCTCGCGGCCGTGGCCGCAGTGGCCGCCGCCCTGCCCATCGCCTTCGCCGCCACCACCGGGCGCCTGGGCCGGCTGCTGGAGCGCGTGGCCCACGTGGGCTTCGGCGTCCCCGGCATCGTGCTGGGAACGGCGCTGGTGGTCGTCGGTCTGAATGTCGGATTCCTCTACCAGACGCTGGCGCTGCTGGTCTTCGCCTACGTGGTACGCTTCCTGCCCCTGGCGGTGGGGAATATCCGGGCACCGCTGGAGCGGGCCGAGGGCAGCCTGGTGGGCGCGGCGCGCTCCCTGGGCGCCTCCCCGGCGGAGGCCTTCCGGCGGGTGACGCTGCCGCTGATCCTGCCCGGCCTGCTGGCGGCGGCGGCCCTGGTCTTCCTGGAGGCCATGCGCGAGCTGCCGGCGACGCTGCTGCTGCGGCCCACCGGCTTCGAGACCCTGGCCACCCACCTGTGGCGGGTCTACGAGGCGGGCTACTTCGGCCGCGGCGCGGTACCGGCCCTGCTGCTGGTGGTAGTATCGGGAGTGGCCGTCGCGCTCATGCTGCGCGGCGAGCGGCGCTCCTCCCAGACCTGA
- a CDS encoding ABC transporter ATP-binding protein produces the protein MLEIDGLNVTYGDEIAVQDVSLRVDEGEIVTLLGPTGCGKTTTLRVVAGLVRPSSGTVRISGQTVNSDTAFVPPEQRRTGLVFQDFALFPHLTVAENVGFRLGRGAGVDHWLDWLGLGDQRDAYPEELSGGQKQRVALARCLAHHPEMVLLDEPLSNLDAALKDSLRWEIRAALKEAGVPAIWVTHDQAEALSIGDRVGVMRHGRLEQIAEPETCFRDPASRFVAEFLGEASFLPGRTREGSVATPIGPATGHGAEGAVEALVRPDDLDLRADEPGNGVVAWSRYEGATRLFAVDLAGGSRVRVRTNHEVHHEPGDRVTVTITANHGLALFPADHDVEELDWGETAAEPTPETHDGMPEDVVATGHIGSGG, from the coding sequence ATGCTGGAGATCGACGGACTCAACGTAACCTACGGCGACGAGATCGCGGTGCAGGATGTCAGCCTGCGCGTGGACGAGGGGGAGATCGTCACCCTCCTCGGCCCCACCGGTTGCGGCAAGACCACCACCCTGCGCGTGGTCGCCGGCCTGGTCCGCCCCTCCAGCGGCACGGTCCGCATCAGCGGCCAGACGGTGAACTCGGATACCGCCTTCGTGCCACCGGAGCAGCGCCGAACCGGCCTCGTCTTCCAGGACTTCGCCCTCTTCCCCCACCTGACGGTGGCCGAGAACGTCGGCTTCCGCCTGGGCCGCGGGGCGGGCGTCGACCACTGGCTGGACTGGCTCGGCCTGGGTGACCAGCGGGACGCCTACCCGGAGGAGCTCTCCGGTGGGCAGAAGCAGCGCGTAGCCCTGGCCCGCTGCCTGGCCCACCACCCCGAGATGGTGCTGCTGGACGAGCCCCTGTCCAACCTGGATGCGGCCCTGAAGGACAGCCTGCGCTGGGAGATCCGGGCCGCCCTGAAGGAGGCCGGGGTGCCGGCCATCTGGGTGACCCACGACCAGGCCGAGGCCCTCTCCATCGGCGACCGGGTGGGCGTCATGCGCCACGGTCGGCTGGAGCAGATCGCCGAGCCGGAGACCTGCTTCCGCGACCCGGCCAGCCGCTTCGTGGCGGAATTCCTGGGCGAGGCCTCCTTCCTCCCGGGCCGCACCCGGGAGGGCTCCGTGGCCACCCCCATCGGCCCGGCCACCGGCCACGGCGCCGAGGGCGCGGTGGAGGCACTGGTGCGACCGGACGACCTGGACCTGCGGGCCGACGAACCCGGCAACGGCGTGGTGGCCTGGTCGCGCTACGAGGGGGCCACGCGACTGTTCGCCGTGGACCTGGCCGGCGGAAGCCGGGTCCGGGTGCGGACCAATCACGAGGTCCACCACGAACCCGGGGATCGGGTGACGGTCACCATCACCGCCAACCACGGCCTCGCCCTCTTCCCTGCCGACCACGACGTCGAGGAGCTGGACTGGGGCGAGACGGCCGCGGAACCGACCCCCGAGACCCACGACGGCATGCCGGAGGACGTGGTCGCCACCGGCCACATCGGCTCCGGTGGCTAG
- a CDS encoding TolC family protein, with protein MQNRILWGIALLCAILAGPATAEPPGSWTLEQAIRQGLAVSPEREVARQRIEARRGQSDQAGRWANPELSLRASDELGRQDGTGGYSLKELEIAQSLPLWGSLGHRRAAARAGVEAARLDATAHRLRLEGRIASAFHGWQLAAARHRLTRERREVARRLAEVASLREEAGDLAERERLRIQVVRSEAQRRHHHAKGNLTEARTTLAGLLAISPESLGRPPELRAPPEPGKALPPPTNHPALQALQARITSAREQTEATRADGWPDVGLQLFSESNLYDGQRENSLGLGLMLELPLWDRNQGAIQRARAEERIPVEEARALRRDLHTRIHVSHRHLEHLLEELDRHRTELLEPARRILEMTERGYRAGEASLLEWLEAENTWYSAREREQTILARAWKEWRQWRISTGRGLVEETP; from the coding sequence GTGCAGAACCGAATCCTGTGGGGGATTGCGCTGCTGTGCGCGATCCTCGCCGGGCCGGCCACCGCCGAGCCGCCGGGGTCGTGGACCCTGGAACAGGCGATCCGGCAAGGGCTGGCCGTCAGCCCGGAAAGAGAGGTCGCCCGACAGCGGATCGAGGCCCGTCGCGGCCAGAGCGATCAGGCAGGCCGCTGGGCCAATCCTGAACTCAGCCTGCGGGCCTCCGATGAACTGGGCCGCCAGGACGGCACGGGCGGCTACAGCCTCAAGGAGCTGGAGATCGCCCAGTCCCTGCCCCTGTGGGGCAGCCTCGGCCATCGCCGGGCCGCGGCCCGGGCCGGTGTGGAGGCTGCCCGGCTCGACGCCACGGCCCACCGACTCCGCCTGGAGGGCCGGATCGCCAGCGCCTTCCACGGCTGGCAACTGGCCGCGGCCCGCCACCGCCTGACCCGGGAGCGACGGGAGGTCGCCCGGCGACTGGCGGAGGTCGCCAGCCTGCGGGAAGAGGCCGGCGACCTCGCCGAACGCGAGCGGCTGCGGATCCAGGTAGTCCGGTCGGAGGCCCAACGGCGTCACCACCACGCGAAGGGCAACCTCACCGAGGCGCGCACGACCCTGGCCGGCCTGCTGGCCATCTCCCCGGAGTCACTGGGCCGCCCCCCCGAACTGCGGGCCCCACCCGAGCCGGGCAAAGCCCTGCCCCCGCCGACCAACCATCCCGCCCTGCAGGCCCTTCAGGCGCGGATCACCTCGGCGCGGGAGCAGACCGAGGCCACCCGGGCCGATGGATGGCCGGATGTCGGGCTCCAGCTTTTCAGCGAGAGCAACCTCTACGACGGCCAGCGGGAGAACAGCCTCGGCCTGGGCCTGATGCTGGAACTCCCGCTGTGGGATCGCAATCAGGGCGCCATTCAGCGCGCCCGGGCCGAGGAACGGATCCCCGTCGAGGAGGCCCGCGCCCTGCGCCGGGATCTGCACACCCGGATCCACGTGAGCCACCGGCACCTGGAGCATCTCCTCGAGGAACTCGACCGCCATCGCACCGAGCTGCTGGAGCCGGCCCGGCGCATTCTCGAGATGACCGAGCGCGGTTACCGCGCGGGCGAGGCCTCCCTGCTGGAATGGCTGGAGGCCGAGAACACCTGGTACAGCGCCCGGGAACGCGAACAGACCATCCTCGCCCGCGCCTGGAAGGAATGGCGCCAGTGGCGAATCAGCACGGGGCGCGGCCTCGTGGAGGAGACCCCATGA
- a CDS encoding efflux RND transporter periplasmic adaptor subunit, with protein MIPTPRTHRLIAALPGLLLLALLLSPGQAAAWTLTHWDEDREWFVEAQDAAGEAVPGLAAGADVTFLVHATELAGSSPIADGRITLELRDLTGALVAQGEARADRPGIFPVSVDLPGPGHYHLTGRHHTSEGTQSSLLGSIEVLAELPEGATAGESGTLPKETQWRMDFATEVIERRPFAERIEVPGTIRSVPGARFHLTAPAAGVVHGVDGWPRPGRELAAGDALLELGLLPDSGTASGLALTITRARERLTEARATLDRLSALAEQGVVAESRVLEARRDRNTARAEWRDARERRDRIAGGSGDEGRIALRVANGGRLESIDVTPGEAVQAGQRLATLLDPARQWLIAELYPADLDRATELRDPAVRRPGAREWRSLSGEPVWQAAAFREPGGTLPVAFALEGDEGYRPGMPVTVALTAGPGESRLTLPERALIDDNGVAVVMVQTGGERFERRPVRTGIRAAGRVAIESGLKPGDRVVTDGAWATLLAGRDNDNAGHGHSH; from the coding sequence ATGATCCCGACTCCCAGGACCCACCGACTGATTGCCGCGCTGCCCGGTCTGTTGCTGCTGGCCCTTCTGCTCTCCCCCGGCCAGGCGGCCGCCTGGACCCTCACCCACTGGGACGAGGACCGGGAGTGGTTCGTCGAGGCGCAGGATGCCGCCGGAGAGGCCGTCCCCGGCCTGGCCGCCGGAGCGGACGTCACCTTCCTGGTCCACGCCACCGAACTCGCCGGGTCATCACCCATCGCGGACGGGCGCATCACCCTGGAACTGCGCGACCTCACCGGCGCGCTGGTCGCACAGGGTGAGGCCAGGGCCGACCGGCCGGGGATCTTTCCGGTCTCCGTGGACCTGCCGGGCCCCGGCCACTACCACCTTACCGGCCGGCACCACACCAGCGAGGGTACGCAGAGCAGCCTGCTCGGGAGCATCGAGGTCCTCGCCGAGCTCCCCGAGGGCGCCACGGCCGGGGAATCCGGCACCCTCCCCAAGGAGACCCAGTGGCGGATGGACTTTGCCACCGAGGTCATCGAGCGCCGGCCCTTCGCCGAGCGCATCGAGGTCCCCGGGACGATCCGCTCGGTCCCCGGGGCCCGCTTCCACCTGACGGCCCCCGCGGCGGGGGTGGTCCACGGGGTCGACGGCTGGCCGCGACCCGGGCGCGAACTGGCGGCCGGGGACGCCCTGCTGGAACTCGGGCTGCTGCCGGACAGCGGCACGGCCAGCGGCCTCGCACTGACCATCACCCGGGCCCGGGAGCGCCTCACCGAGGCCCGGGCCACCCTGGATCGCCTCTCCGCCCTGGCCGAACAGGGGGTCGTCGCCGAGAGCCGGGTCCTGGAGGCCCGCCGGGACCGCAACACGGCCCGGGCGGAATGGCGGGATGCCCGTGAGCGTCGCGACCGCATCGCCGGGGGTAGTGGGGACGAGGGTCGCATCGCCCTGCGCGTCGCCAACGGGGGGCGCCTGGAATCCATCGATGTGACCCCGGGCGAGGCGGTGCAGGCCGGCCAGCGCCTGGCCACCCTCCTGGATCCGGCCCGCCAGTGGCTGATCGCCGAGCTCTACCCCGCCGATCTCGACCGTGCTACCGAACTGCGGGATCCGGCGGTGCGCCGACCCGGTGCCCGCGAATGGCGGTCGCTGAGCGGCGAACCCGTCTGGCAGGCGGCCGCCTTCCGCGAGCCGGGCGGGACCCTCCCCGTCGCCTTCGCACTGGAGGGGGACGAGGGGTACCGCCCCGGCATGCCGGTGACCGTCGCCCTTACCGCCGGTCCCGGGGAATCGCGACTAACCCTCCCCGAGCGGGCGCTCATCGACGACAACGGCGTCGCCGTGGTCATGGTCCAGACCGGGGGGGAGCGGTTCGAGCGCCGCCCGGTCCGCACCGGGATCCGGGCTGCCGGTCGGGTCGCCATCGAGAGCGGGCTGAAACCGGGGGATCGCGTGGTCACCGACGGCGCCTGGGCGACCCTCCTCGCCGGCCGGGATAACGACAATGCCGGCCACGGCCACAGCCACTAG
- a CDS encoding efflux RND transporter permease subunit, which produces MLDRLIQWSLTNRLLVVAGALVVLALGVWQAQRAPIDIFPDLTAPTVTVMTEAPGLAAEEVEQQVSYPIETATMGAAGVRRVRSQSVAGFSMVWVEFEWGEPIYRTRQIVSERLGRVRDQLPAGVASPELGPITSIMGEIAYLGVRDTAREDAMRAREIADWVIARQLEAIPGISQVTTLGGSVRQYQVQVLPEQLAAHDLNLTEVRQALADSSLNAGGNRLSAAGQDYLIRFMGRAQSLEELEKAVVAVRDGTPIRVRHVAEVRMGAGIPVGNAGVNGKPGVVLAVSKQPGADTLALTETINETLAELEPGLPEGIVVEPNLFRQAEFIQTAVNNVVEALRDGALFVVVILLLFLLSIRITAIAVLAIPLSLTVALLVLQALGITVNTMTLGGMTIAIGALVDDAIIFVENIVRRLREAPEGADVDTTIHRACSEMRHPVVYSTVIIMLVFAPLFFLGGVEGRLLKPLGLAYLVAIAASLMVALTVTPVLARWLLPAVARKDEGREPPVAAALQRAYRPLLHAALRWRGAVITLSAALALATVAATLLLGRSFLPAFNEGSLTIAMNTPAGTSLERSARMASRVEEWLMDQEEVLTVARRTGRAEGAEHTQLPNQSELDVRLGPLPQGKAAFLEELRDGLAAFPGQFNIGQPISHRIDHMLSGVRANLAVKVFGPGLGEIQRLVGEVETTLQGVEGLVDISVEPVSDVPQIRLHADRTALARYGLTVADAAAAVRTAWRGAHVAEIFEGERRFDLVVRLPDRLRTRDGLGDIPLQTPTGHTIRLSEVARPQVEYGPARINREDAERRLVVSANVAGRDLRSAVDAVRTAIEDEVALPTGYRVELGGQFEAEAQAARTLATVSAGVAVAMLLVLQLVLRSLPLVLLVMANIPLALIGGVLAVFAMGGTLTIAALVGFITLFGIAIRNGLLLISRYQDLEADRVPLDEAVERGAMERLAPILMTALTAALALIPLAMGLGETGTEIQAPMAIVVLGGLLGSTALNMVVLPALYHWVRERRRDR; this is translated from the coding sequence ATGCTCGACCGACTCATCCAGTGGTCCCTGACCAATCGCCTGCTGGTCGTCGCGGGGGCGCTGGTCGTCCTCGCGCTGGGCGTCTGGCAGGCCCAACGCGCCCCGATCGACATCTTCCCGGATCTCACCGCCCCCACGGTCACCGTGATGACCGAGGCGCCCGGCCTCGCCGCCGAGGAGGTGGAACAGCAGGTCTCCTACCCCATCGAGACGGCGACCATGGGGGCCGCCGGCGTGCGCCGGGTCCGGTCCCAGTCCGTCGCCGGCTTCTCCATGGTCTGGGTGGAATTCGAGTGGGGCGAGCCCATCTACCGCACCCGCCAGATCGTCAGCGAGCGCCTCGGTCGGGTGCGGGACCAGCTCCCGGCGGGCGTCGCCTCCCCGGAGCTGGGGCCCATCACCTCCATCATGGGGGAGATCGCCTACCTCGGCGTCCGGGACACGGCCCGGGAGGATGCCATGCGCGCCCGGGAGATCGCGGACTGGGTCATCGCACGTCAGCTGGAGGCGATCCCCGGGATCTCCCAGGTCACCACGCTGGGCGGGAGCGTGCGCCAGTACCAGGTCCAGGTCCTGCCGGAACAGCTCGCCGCCCATGACCTCAACCTGACCGAGGTCCGCCAGGCCCTGGCCGACTCCAGCCTCAATGCCGGCGGCAACCGGTTGAGCGCCGCCGGCCAGGACTACCTGATCCGCTTCATGGGCCGCGCCCAGAGCCTGGAGGAGCTGGAGAAGGCCGTGGTCGCGGTCCGCGACGGCACGCCCATCCGCGTGCGCCACGTCGCCGAGGTCCGGATGGGTGCGGGCATCCCGGTGGGCAATGCCGGCGTGAACGGGAAGCCGGGGGTGGTCCTCGCCGTCTCCAAGCAGCCCGGCGCGGATACCCTGGCTCTCACCGAGACCATCAACGAGACCCTGGCCGAACTGGAGCCAGGGCTGCCGGAGGGTATCGTCGTCGAACCGAACCTGTTCCGGCAGGCCGAGTTCATCCAGACCGCGGTGAACAACGTCGTCGAGGCGCTGCGGGATGGCGCCCTGTTCGTGGTGGTGATCCTGCTGCTCTTCCTCCTGAGCATCCGGATCACGGCCATCGCCGTGCTGGCGATCCCGCTCTCCCTGACCGTCGCCCTGCTGGTTCTCCAGGCGCTGGGGATCACCGTGAACACCATGACCCTGGGGGGCATGACCATCGCCATCGGCGCCCTGGTGGACGATGCCATCATCTTCGTGGAGAACATCGTCCGCCGATTGCGCGAGGCCCCCGAGGGGGCCGATGTCGACACGACCATCCACCGGGCGTGCTCGGAGATGCGCCACCCCGTGGTCTACTCCACGGTCATCATCATGCTGGTCTTCGCCCCGCTGTTCTTCCTGGGGGGCGTGGAGGGCCGCCTGCTGAAGCCCCTGGGGCTCGCCTACCTGGTCGCCATCGCCGCCTCGCTCATGGTGGCGCTCACGGTAACCCCGGTCCTGGCACGCTGGCTCCTGCCGGCCGTCGCCCGCAAGGACGAGGGCCGGGAGCCTCCGGTCGCCGCGGCACTGCAGCGGGCCTACCGCCCCCTGCTCCACGCGGCCCTGCGCTGGCGCGGCGCCGTCATCACCCTCTCCGCGGCGCTGGCCCTGGCCACGGTAGCGGCCACACTACTGCTGGGGCGCTCCTTCCTGCCGGCCTTCAACGAGGGGAGCCTGACCATCGCCATGAATACCCCGGCCGGGACCAGCCTGGAGCGCTCGGCCCGCATGGCCAGCCGGGTGGAGGAGTGGCTCATGGACCAGGAGGAGGTCCTCACCGTGGCACGGCGAACCGGGCGGGCCGAGGGGGCGGAGCACACCCAGCTGCCCAATCAGAGCGAACTGGACGTCCGGCTGGGACCACTCCCCCAGGGCAAGGCCGCCTTCCTGGAGGAGCTACGGGACGGCCTGGCCGCCTTCCCCGGGCAGTTCAACATCGGCCAGCCCATCTCCCACCGCATCGACCACATGCTCAGCGGTGTCCGGGCCAACCTCGCGGTGAAGGTCTTCGGGCCCGGCCTGGGCGAGATCCAGCGCCTGGTTGGCGAAGTCGAGACCACCCTTCAGGGAGTGGAAGGGCTGGTGGATATCTCGGTGGAACCGGTCTCCGACGTCCCCCAGATCCGCCTGCACGCCGACCGCACCGCCCTGGCCCGGTACGGCCTCACCGTGGCCGATGCCGCCGCCGCCGTGCGCACCGCCTGGCGCGGGGCCCATGTGGCCGAGATCTTCGAGGGCGAACGGCGTTTCGACCTGGTGGTCCGCCTGCCGGATCGCCTTCGCACCCGGGATGGCCTGGGCGATATCCCCCTCCAGACGCCCACTGGCCACACCATCCGCCTGAGCGAGGTCGCCCGCCCCCAGGTGGAATACGGCCCGGCCCGGATCAATCGCGAGGATGCGGAGCGCCGGCTGGTGGTCAGCGCCAATGTGGCCGGACGCGACCTGCGAAGTGCCGTGGATGCGGTCCGTACGGCCATCGAGGACGAGGTAGCCCTGCCTACCGGCTACCGCGTGGAACTGGGTGGCCAGTTCGAGGCGGAGGCCCAGGCGGCCCGGACCCTCGCCACGGTCTCCGCGGGCGTGGCCGTTGCCATGCTGCTCGTCCTGCAGCTGGTCCTGCGCTCGCTGCCGCTGGTCCTCCTGGTCATGGCCAACATCCCCCTCGCCCTCATTGGTGGCGTGCTGGCCGTCTTCGCCATGGGGGGGACACTGACCATCGCGGCCCTGGTAGGCTTCATCACCCTGTTCGGGATCGCCATTCGCAACGGCCTGCTGCTCATCAGCCGCTATCAGGACCTGGAGGCGGACCGGGTGCCGCTGGACGAGGCCGTGGAACGCGGCGCCATGGAGCGACTGGCCCCCATCCTGATGACGGCTCTCACCGCCGCCCTCGCCCTCATCCCCCTGGCCATGGGGCTGGGCGAGACCGGCACCGAGATCCAGGCCCCCATGGCCATCGTCGTCCTCGGCGGTCTCCTGGGCTCGACGGCGCTGAACATGGTGGTGTTGCCGGCCCTCTACCACTGGGTCCGGGAGCGGCGAAGGGATCGTTAA
- the pgsA gene encoding CDP-diacylglycerol--glycerol-3-phosphate 3-phosphatidyltransferase, giving the protein MRWNLPNILTLLRIGAIPLFIIAFYLPVSWSSQAATILFAAAAITDWLDGFLARRWGQSSAFGAFLDPVADKLMVAAALVLLVEANPTPYPGILVGIAAVVIIGREIAISALREWMAEIGERASVAVSWMGKLKTGTQMVAILLLLFEDPLWGLPSLHLGFWLLYVAAGLTLWSMIVYLRAAWPIFVRNEGG; this is encoded by the coding sequence ATGAGATGGAACCTCCCCAATATCCTGACCCTGCTGCGGATCGGCGCCATCCCGCTGTTCATTATCGCCTTCTACCTGCCGGTGTCGTGGTCCAGCCAGGCGGCGACCATCCTCTTCGCGGCGGCGGCGATTACCGACTGGCTGGACGGCTTCCTGGCGCGGCGCTGGGGGCAGAGTTCCGCCTTCGGCGCCTTCCTGGACCCGGTGGCGGACAAGCTCATGGTCGCGGCCGCCCTGGTCCTGCTGGTGGAGGCCAATCCCACCCCCTATCCCGGGATCCTGGTGGGCATTGCGGCGGTGGTGATCATCGGCCGGGAGATCGCCATCTCCGCCCTGCGGGAGTGGATGGCGGAGATCGGTGAGCGGGCCAGCGTGGCCGTCTCCTGGATGGGCAAGCTGAAGACGGGGACGCAGATGGTCGCCATCCTCCTGCTGCTGTTCGAGGATCCCCTCTGGGGGCTGCCCAGCCTCCACCTGGGCTTCTGGCTGCTCTACGTCGCGGCGGGTCTGACCCTCTGGTCCATGATCGTCTACCTGCGCGCCGCATGGCCCATCTTCGTGCGCAACGAAGGGGGTTGA